The following are encoded in a window of Oncorhynchus mykiss isolate Arlee chromosome Y, USDA_OmykA_1.1, whole genome shotgun sequence genomic DNA:
- the slc7a3a gene encoding cationic amino acid transporter 3a, translating to MIEKMASFGRILLRRRALDCSDEGTRFARCLSTLDLVALGVGSTLGAGVYVLAGEVAREKAGPAIVLCFLIAALSSMLAGLCYAEFGARVPKTGSAYLYSYVTVGEIWAFITGWNLILSYVIGTASVARAWSSTFDNLVEEKISFFFRSSMAMKVPGGVLAEYPDLFALIIVLLLTGLLAFGVSESALINKIFTGVNLVVLGFIIISGFVKGDPDHWNLTLEDFVSTYPNHTNTSSISQEVVDKMFGSGGFAPFGLSGILSGAATCFYAFVGFDCIATTSEEAKNPMRSIPVGIVASLLICFFAYFGVSAALTLMMPYYMLDTQSPLPEAFNYVGWDPARYIVAVGSLCALSTSLLGSMFPMPRVIYAMAEDGLLFRGLSRMNTRTKTPLMATIVSGCVASLMAFLFDLAALVDLMSIGTLLAYSLVAICVLILRYQPGTLSSSSQTEKLVELVGGEKVARGDSGDEYGLDLEDRPLREKFTPCLLLFPSGALPTKTSGNIVYATTAIISLLITVLCVVLAGKLDELMEVQPVWVTVCVVLALLCALCVIIIWRQPESTEALTFKVPLLPWLPLFSVFVNIYLMMQLDLATWCRFAVWMAIGFAIYFFYGIWHSSAAASSTRGKYEPALQTKKKHIYLGGDESEVEGMSP from the exons ATGATAGAAAAAATGGCCTCCTTCGGCCGGATCCTGCTGCGACGCAGGGCACTGGATTGCTCCGATGAGGGAACACGCTTTGCCCGCTGCCTCTCCACACTGGACCTGGTGGCCCTGGGGGTGGGCTCCACCCTGGGGGCAGGGGTGTACGTCCTGGCTGGTGAAGTGGCCAGGGAGAAGGCTGGCCCTGCCATCGTCCTCTGCTTCCTCATCGCTGCACTCTCCTCTATGCTGGCCGGGCTCTGTTATGCAGAGTTTGGCGCCCGCGTACCCAAGACGGGTTCGGCGTACCTGTACAGTTATGTGACGGTTGGTGAAATCTGGGCCTTCATCACGGGATGGAACCTCATCCTCTCCTATGTCATCG GTACAGCCAGTGTGGCCCGAGCCTGGAGCTCTACATTTGATAATCTAGTGGAGGAGAAGATCTCTTTCTTCTTCAGGTCTTCCATGGCCATGAAGGTCCCGGGGGGCGTGCTGGCTGAATACCCTGACCTGTTTGCACTCATCATCGTGCTCTTACTAACTG GGCTGCTGGCATTTGGAGTGAGTGAGTCTGCCTTGATCAATAAGATTTTCACTGGGGTCAACCTGGTGGTGCTGGGCTTCATCATCATCTCAGGCTTTGTGAAGGGAGACCCAGACCACTGGAACCTCACCCTGGAGGACTTTGTTAGTACCTACCCCAACCACACCAACACCTCCAGCATATCCCAGGA GGTTGTGGATAAGATGTTTGGCTCGGGTGGTTTTGCTCCTTTTGGCCTCAGTGGCATTCTGTCCGGTGCTGCTACCTGTTTCTACGCATTCGTCGGTTTCGACTGCATCGCCACTACCA GCGAAGAGGCTAAGAACCCCATGCGTTCCATCCCCGTGGGCATCGTGGCCTCTCTGCTCATCTGTTTCTTCGCCTACTTCGGGGTGTCTGCAGCCCTCACCCTCATGATGCCTTACTACATGCTGGACACCCAGAGCCCCCTGCCAGAGGCCTTCAACTACGTGGGCTGGGATCCTGCTCGCTACATCGTGGCTGTGGGTTCCCTCTGTGCTCTCTCCACCAG CCTGCTTGGGTCCATGTTCCCCATGCCGAGGGTGATCTACGCCATGGCAGAGGATGGGCTCCTGTTCCGTGGCCTGTCCCGCATGAACACGCGCACCAAGACCCCCCTGATGGCCACTATAGTCTCTGGCTGTGTGGCAT ctctgaTGGCCTTTCTCTTTGACCTGGCTGCCCTGGTTGATCTCATGTCCATAGGGACACTGCTGGCCTACTCACTAGTGGCCATCTGTGTGCTTATCCTTAG gtaCCAGCCCGGCACCCTGAGCTCATCCAGTCAGACAGAAAAGCTAGTGGAGCTGGTTGGAGGGGAGAAGGTGGCCCGgggggacagtggagatgagtaCGGCCTGGATCTGGAGGACCGCCCCCTCAGGGAAAAATTCaccccctgcctcctcctcttccccagtgGTGCCTTACCTACCAAGACCTCCGGGAACATCGTCTATGCCACCACGGCCATTATCT CGTTGCTCATCACTGTGCTGTGTGTGGTGCTGGCAGGGAAGCTGGATGAGTTGATGGAGGTTCAGCCTGTGTGGGTCACAGTGTGTGTAGTCCTGGCCTTGCTCTGTGCCCTTTGTGTCATTATCATCTGGAGACAACCAGAGAGCACGGAAGCCCTCACCTTCAAG GTGCCCCTGCTGCCTTGGCTGCCTCTGTTCAGTGTCTTTGTCAACATCTACCTCATGATGCAGCTGGACCTGGCTACATGGTGCCGTTTCGCTGTGTGGATGGCCATTG GATTCGCAATCTACTTCTTTTATGGGATCTGGCACAGCAGTGCGGCAGCCAGCAGCACCCGTGGGAAATATGAGCCTGCCCTCCAGACCAAGAAGAAGCACATCTACCTGGGGGGAGACGAGAGTGAGGTGGAGGGGATGAGCCCCTGA